Genomic segment of Pochonia chlamydosporia 170 chromosome 1, whole genome shotgun sequence:
AAGTTTGCTGTTGCATGGGCCGCTCTGTCGCCGTGAGCTACCAGAAACCATTCTTCAATTTCTCGGAAAACAACTGCGCGACCCAGACACCACAATTCGCCGTGGCGCCGCCTTGCTATTGTGTGAGCGCCAACATTTGTCGATACCTGTGATCCAAACCGTTGTGGAAAACTTATCTTATCTGTCCGGGATTGGAAGGACTGGCGTGCCAAGGGTACTCGTTGAGATGCCACTCTTGGATGACAAACTACTCACTTCTACATTTGAAAGTTTACATCAAGGGCCATTCACGAGTCTTTTTGTCCAGCTGCGAAAGTCGAGCTTCCAATGGCACCTCACTTGGTGCGTTGATGGTGACTCAGTATCCTACCTCAACTCAGCCGCCGGGACCAGAACCCTGGCGTTTGAATCGTTGAAAACCAAAGTCGAAGAAGCTCAAAAAAAGAACTCTGTGCCCCCGTCGGTGAACTGGGTTGAGGATGGGACAGAATTGGAAGAATCCGCAAGGACAGAGAGAACGTCGTTAATATCCTTATCTGGTCTCGCACGATGTGTCGTGCAGTAGTTGGGTCGATTGAGTGATATGACTAGTCACCATTCACATGATTACATCTTAATAGGCTACTTGAAATGTAAATCTCTGTTAAAAGCCATAACATCCAAACCATCGAGACAATGAGGCATCATTCAATTAGACACTCTGTGCTTCCTTGCGAGAGGCGGGTTCGTCGTGCTCTATGGTTGGCGCTGGTTGCTATTTAGGGCTGACCCAACATGCTCCATCTCACAGCAGCATCCTGACATCTAGACAATCATCCATAGTCCATTACCGCACGCTGTCATTCCGTCTTAgctggcatcatcttcatcacgTGTTGGGCTGCAATTGTACCAGGAGACTTGACGGAGCTAGGTTTGTAGAATGGCTTGGACAGGTGTCCGTATTCATCTGACACTATACACCCGGATTCAAGGACGGTCTGTAAGTATTGTTTAAGCTGCTGCAGTTCGAGCATGATCCGCCTCTGTAGCTATAGAGCTGGAGAACACAAAGTCACTTGTTTACCTCAGTCCCTtcttccatcaccatgattCACTCCCCATGTGATGCGTAACGGCTATGAGATTCCTCCAATTCCCATTTCCTTGGCCTGATTATTGTGGTTCCTTAGACAAACTCATtatcctcctcctgctcaTCCGGTATGTGCctctgctggtgatgctgcgTTTGCTGGTTTCTTTGATCTTGTAGAGACTGGCCATattgctgaggctggccatattgctgaggctggccatgttgctgaggctggccGTATTGCTGAGATTGGCCATATTGCTGAGATTGGCCATATTGCTGAGACTGGCCATACTGTTGAGACGAGGACCGCCGCTCTCTTTCCTGTTGTAGCTCAGCCTCGGTAAGTTGATCGCCCCAGGTCACCCTCCTCGCTGCGGAAAGTATATTTCTTTGCCGATGGTCCAGACTCGTCACTTTCGCAGAAGATTCCACGCACGCCGCAAACCGCTCTAAGTCGGGGATGTCCTGCCTAATCGCCGCAGCCAGATCTCTCAGAAGCGTTGCCAGCGGCCCCGTGTTGAAAAGCGTCGTATTGAATACTGAAGAAGATAGAAAACGCTCAGGTCCAAGCTCCGCTGCATCTCCAATGGCAAGAGAGCAAAGTCCGGAATTGAACAAACGGGGCTTCGCTATAACCAACCCCGCGCGTTCGGGCTCAATAATCGTCGCTGCCATTTGGTAGGCCGAGGCAGCTCGCTTGAAGTAGTTACCTGTTTCCATTTTCCCAACCTGCTTTGCGGAAAGCTCCACGCCATGATCGACTAACATCTCGGCAATCCGAATAAGGTACCCGCTGGCAATACTGAAAACGCATCATCAGCAAGACAATATTAGTCAAGAATGGTGAGGGATAATTCGTACCTTCGACTGTCTACAAAAGGCTTCTCAGGTTCCTTATGATTCGGTTTAAAATACACGTTGAAGGCGTTGAGGTACCATTTCTCAGCCTCAGTCACGTCGTTCAGTTGTTCACGATACAGATCTCCAAGTGCTGAGTAAGCCTTGGTCAACCTCGAAAAGTCCTTTCTCTCCTTGAATACCTCTCCCATGGTCGTTGCGCATTCCTTAGCACGGTCAAGGACGACATTTCCGTTCACTTCGCTGGATTGGCCGCCTTTGTAGGCTTGCATAAAGGCTTCGTGCGCTCTCTGGTAATTGGGGCCGGTGGAGTGCGAGGAATCTTCCACATGATTCCGAAAGGTATCCGCACCTTTCTTAAACGCATTTCCGGCTTCGATGTCTAGACAGCCATTAGCAGTGATGCCGAAAAAGCTGGATCGGCGCATGTGATGGCTGCTCTTGCAAGACGGGGTCCATACATAACCCTTCCTGCAGAAACCGCTCGGCCGCCTGGATAAAACCTTCAGCCGCGGAGCGGTACGTCTCTTCACTGCCGGTAAGACGGTTCCAGAAACTGCCGGTACTGGACAGTGTGTTCTCTGCCTATATGATCGGACGGAATGATTAGTTGCGTTTCTCGGCTGCTGGTGGGAGGGAATCGAACCTGCTTCAACAGACCATGACCGCTTGGTCCCATGGTGTCAAACTATATCTTTTGGGCGGCAAGCTGTAGTAATTTGCAATTTATTGGCACACAAAGATGTTGCAGCGACGGCTTTCGATGGCTGAATGTTGAAGAATAGTTGGACACGTCGTTGAGGCCAAGAGACGGAGGAGCTATGACGCGGACCCAGTCTCAGCTGCAGATTGGCGGAGCTGCCGAAGAATCAGGATACAAGAGCGACCATAGTGCAGCTCCCGTCAACCCAAGTACCTTTCCTGCCCAAAGTTGCCAAAAAGTGGGACGAAAGCCCATGGAGCAGCCGGAACCTGCCTCGActcaagccatcaacgacgAAAACCAAAGCCGGAGTTTCCTCCAAAACGGCCAAACCCCCAAGACGATATAggcatcttcaacaaaaGCACCTCCTCCCTCACAATCCACCGCATCACCTGCCCCGCCATCGCTCTCCCCCAAAATACACAATGCTCctctgcagcagctgccgcTCCCTCCTGCGGCGCACCCCACGCCTCAGCCAACACTCCATATCAACATCCGCGAAGCCCTCACCTGCCGATATCCTCTCCAGGCCAACCTGGTCCGTGAGATCTCTCCGCAAACCCTCACCGGCAGCTCAGTCGTCCGCCTCTCCGACGGACAGGATAACAAGCTCCCAGCTCCACCACCTGCTGCGCCTGGCCGCGCTTCCCCTCCCGCAAACCCCCTCCGAGGAAAGCACCATGATATCCACGCTCCAGGACCAACTGCACTTTGTGCGGGCCGTCCAGCGGGTCGACACGACTGGCGTGGAGCCCCTCCGTGCGATTCGAGACGAAACGGAGGAAGCTAGGCGCGAGAACACAATATCGCTGGCGGACTTGCAGGGCGTCTTGGATGCGGAGGAGCACACGGGGCATTATAAGCGTGCCAAGAGGGTGCGGGAACGAATTGTCGATGAGGGGAGCGAGAAGTGGGATGTTTTGGGGACGGCGGGGAGGAGGGCTGGCAAGTATTTTGTCGTTGAGAGCAAGAAGGCGTGAGGATAGGGGGTCGAGTGTTCTGTGTTTGGAATGGGAGTTTAGCGGGATCATTGTTTTGTAGATTGGAGTGGGTGTTTTCTCCGTGCTCTTTATTGGGGTTGTATCATGGGCCGGCGTACTGTTAATGAAGAGCATACCTGTTTTATATAGTTGGAGCAATTTCTTCTTCTATCCACTACGTTGGAGTTGTATCATGGGCTGGCGCATTGTTTATGGACCAGCATACCTATTACATTGGGACTATATACCACTGACACGCACAGGAAGCAGTCCAGTCATAATTTCACATATCTGAGACTTCTATTATAGATTTTACATCACAGCTTGGGTTGCTGCAAACTTGGCACATCCAGACTCACTagacatcaacatccatagCTAACCAAGACACATAGAGTAATCGTACGAGAAATACTCTTTGAATCCACACTTCACTGCCATATGAATCAAAAACTGGCGGGCAATGGTCTCGCGTCGTctgaaaagagaaaagacAAAGGGGAATGCAAAGCCAGATGTTGAGCCAGGATGCTaaaccacatcaacagcacGAGATGGATACAGAAGCAGACCATGATTTCAGATAGAACCTAATCAATTTGTAAATGCTCAACCTCAGTTGTCATTCATGTTACCATCCTAAATACTACTCAATACACCGTCTACATTTGTCATGCACCTCTCAGACCCCACCAATACACAAATACTAATGGTACAAAATTCTATAACCAAACGCCACAATATTCCACCCTACAAAGCATGCAACCGTAATGCGTAAACACTCTATCAAACCGACGACGTATCAAGCGTCATTTCCGAATATGCCTTTACCAAattctccaacttcatcagCTTTGAGTCCGTGCCCATATTGAGAATGGGGATGGGTAACTCTGATCTCGTAATCTCACTAGCCATTCCTTTCCGCGAGTCAAAGTCACTTTCGCTCCGCAAGTAGGGGGCTAAGAGAGCGCGAACCCGAGGAGTCATCTTGTCACGGACAACATGGAGCACTACTTCGGCGACATAACAGACTTTGGACTGGTCGAACAGGCCCTTGGCGCAGAGTAGTGCCGTTGAGATCAGAGAatcttgctgcttgctttCGGAGCAGCTTTCAAGCCTGTCCAACGCTGAACAAGCTAGAGTTAGAaggaggatgacgaggtaCTGGTCGGTGCTGGAGAAGCTGTGGCGGAGAAAGTAAAGGCGCATGAGGGTTTCGAAACGGATTTTCGATGTTTCAAGGTAACGGGTTTGCAAATCTTGGGCCAGTTCCGGGGTGTCGGCGGTGTCTAGA
This window contains:
- a CDS encoding soluble NSF attachment protein, SNAP domain-containing protein, yielding MGPSGHGLLKQAENTLSSTGSFWNRLTGSEETYRSAAEGFIQAAERFLQEGLYIEAGNAFKKGADTFRNHVEDSSHSTGPNYQRAHEAFMQAYKGGQSSEVNGNVVLDRAKECATTMGEVFKERKDFSRLTKAYSALGDLYREQLNDVTEAEKWYLNAFNVYFKPNHKEPEKPFVDSRSIASGYLIRIAEMLVDHGVELSAKQVGKMETGNYFKRAASAYQMAATIIEPERAGLVIAKPRLFNSGLCSLAIGDAAELGPERFLSSSVFNTTLFNTGPLATLLRDLAAAIRQDIPDLERFAACVESSAKVTSLDHRQRNILSAARRVTWGDQLTEAELQQERERRSSSQQYGQSQQYGQSQQYGQSQQYGQPQQHGQPQQYGQPQQYGQSLQDQRNQQTQHHQQRHIPDEQEEDNEFV